The proteins below are encoded in one region of Fulvia fulva chromosome 9, complete sequence:
- a CDS encoding Enoyl-CoA hydratase ACTT3: MSNGQVVPTKLPSNYADVPYTEIKISHHPASSKEPTPVLVLTLHRSQANNAFTDVMTDELEHFFGIASIDDRVKVIVMTGHGKMFCAGQDLNQGFKLQGNGKKETEHNHRDGGGRASLAMHNCTKPTIVAINGHAVGVGITMTMPAVMRIAWSKAKIGFVFSQRGVVMEGCSSFFLPRLIGAARAQQLVIPGKVHLASDRRLDGLFYELCDKQENVLPTALKEAEELAVNTSTVSTFMNREMIFRGVNSAEKAHLLESRVMGAMRGKADNNEAVDAFLQKRKAEFLGTMQNDAPSVYPWFSRVHVKNSAVAEPSTTGKPRL; the protein is encoded by the exons ATGTCGAACGGCCAGGTAGTCCCAACGAAGCTTCCGAGCAACTACGCAGATGTTCCCTACACAGAAATCAAGATATCACACCATCCAGCATCCTCAAAGGAGCCAACACCTGTTCTGGTCTTGACACTGCACAGATCACAAGCCAACAATGCCTTCACAGATGTCATGACAGACGAGCTCGAGCACTTCTTCGGAATCGCCAGTATCGATGATCGTGTCAAGGTTATTGTTATGACTGGTCACGGCAAGATGTTCTGCGCTGGTCAAGATCTCAACCAAGGCTTCAAGCTTCAAGGCAATGGCAAGAAGGAGACTGAGCACAATCATCGTGACGG TGGCGGCCGAGCATCTCTCGCTATGCACAACTGCACGAAGCCAACCATCGTCGCTATCAATGGCCACGCCGTTGGCGTCGGTATCACCATGACAATGCCAGCAGTCATGCGCATCGCCTGGTCGAAAGCCAAGATTGGCTTCGTCTTCAGCCAGCGTGGTGTAGTGATGGAAGGCTGCTCGTCCTTCTTCTTGCCACGTCTGATCGGAGCAGCAAGAGCGCAGCAGCTCGTCATTCCCGGAAAAGTCCATCTTGCTAGCGACCGAAGGCTAGATGGACTGTTCTACGAGCTCTGTGACAAACAGGAAAATGTCCTCCCTACCGCGCTGAAGGAGGCCGAGGAGCTGGCTGTCAACACTAGCACTGTGAGCACTTTTATGAACCGGGAGATGATCTTCCGCGGCGTCAATAGCGCGGAGAAGGCGCATTTGTTGGAGAGTAGGGTTATGGGTGCTATGAGGGGTAAAGC GGACAACAACGAAGCTGTCGATGCTTTCTTGCAGAAGAGGAAGGCTGAGTTCCTTGGAACCATGCAGAATGATGCGCCGTCAGTGTATCCGTGGTTCTCGAGGGTGCACGTCAAGAACTCAGCGGTGGCTGAGCCTAGTACGACGGGAAAGCCTCGACTGTAG